Proteins encoded in a region of the Gemmatimonadales bacterium genome:
- the ribD gene encoding bifunctional diaminohydroxyphosphoribosylaminopyrimidine deaminase/5-amino-6-(5-phosphoribosylamino)uracil reductase RibD encodes MDFREAMERAIALAWNGWGRVGRNPLVGALVLRDGAVVGEGYHAEYGGPHAEVLAMVSAGERARGADLVVSLEPCVHHGKTPPCTDAIVASGIRRVVFGAREEDPAARGGATVLAGAGVTVEGGLLESAVRAQNALFFHRCAGRGRPFVALKLAVSLDARIADRDGRSRWVSGEAAREFVQWLRAGFDAIAVGGGTVKADDPSLTVRGSVAPNRPPLRVVLDRRGELPPDSTLVRTARETPTLALVGRDAAAGAGALRAAGVEVAAADGPREALAELARRGVDSVLVEGGGVVAGRMLGEDVVDRVYLVVAPLWLGEGGVSAFAGLPGAAIGEAVRWRTVDRRALGDDTLLVMDRR; translated from the coding sequence GTGGACTTCCGCGAGGCGATGGAGCGCGCCATCGCGCTGGCGTGGAACGGGTGGGGACGGGTGGGCCGCAACCCACTGGTGGGAGCGCTGGTGCTCCGCGACGGCGCGGTGGTCGGCGAGGGCTACCACGCCGAGTACGGGGGGCCGCACGCCGAGGTGCTGGCGATGGTCTCGGCGGGCGAGCGCGCGCGGGGCGCCGACCTGGTCGTGAGCCTCGAGCCCTGCGTGCACCACGGGAAGACGCCGCCGTGCACCGACGCGATCGTGGCCTCGGGCATCCGGCGCGTGGTGTTCGGGGCGCGCGAGGAGGATCCCGCCGCGCGGGGGGGAGCGACGGTGCTCGCCGGGGCCGGCGTGACCGTCGAAGGCGGGCTGTTGGAGAGCGCCGTGCGGGCGCAGAACGCGCTGTTCTTCCACCGCTGCGCCGGGCGCGGGCGCCCGTTCGTCGCGCTGAAGCTCGCGGTCTCGCTCGACGCGCGCATCGCCGACCGGGACGGGCGCTCCCGGTGGGTGTCGGGCGAGGCGGCGCGCGAGTTCGTGCAGTGGCTGCGCGCCGGCTTCGACGCGATCGCGGTGGGCGGGGGCACGGTCAAGGCCGACGATCCGAGCCTGACGGTGCGGGGATCCGTGGCGCCCAACCGGCCGCCGCTCAGGGTCGTGCTCGACCGCCGCGGCGAGCTGCCGCCGGACTCGACGCTGGTGCGGACGGCGCGCGAGACGCCGACCTTGGCCCTGGTGGGCCGGGACGCCGCGGCGGGCGCCGGCGCCCTGCGCGCGGCGGGGGTCGAGGTCGCGGCGGCGGACGGCCCGCGCGAGGCGCTGGCCGAGCTGGCGCGGCGCGGCGTGGACAGCGTGCTGGTGGAGGGCGGCGGCGTGGTGGCCGGACGGATGCTCGGGGAGGACGTGGTGGACCGTGTCTATCTGGTGGTGGCTCCGCTGTGGCTGGGCGAGGGCGGCGTGAGCGCCTTCGCCGGGCTGCCGGGCGCGGCCATCGGCGAGGCGGTGCGGTGGCGCACGGTGGACCGCCGCGCGCTGGGCGACGACACGCTGCTCGTGATGGACCGGCGCTGA